A genome region from Triticum aestivum cultivar Chinese Spring chromosome 2B, IWGSC CS RefSeq v2.1, whole genome shotgun sequence includes the following:
- the LOC123040993 gene encoding E3 ubiquitin-protein ligase AIRP1, with product MGSILCCLRGPEDDDEAPGCCACLPWPFSNNTQNPAGAAARHPRACARVAPVPPESSTGSGQEDPLNTFRRPPMPLPYDDPRFRHPAEKSILLGERSNVDTGSTRDGDEKADGPSSLEARPGGGKPGGTQVCADCDEDECPICLEEYDYENPKVLLQCNHDFHLGCIYEWMERSQSCPVCAMVMMFKEDQ from the coding sequence ATGGGGTCCATCCTGTGCTGCTTGCGCGgccccgaagacgacgacgaggcgcCGGGTTGCTGCGCCTGCCTGCCATGGCCGTTCTCGAACAACACTCAGAACCCGGCGGGCGCCGCCGCTCGTCATCCTAGAGCGTGCGCACGGGTTGCGCCGGTTCCTCCCGAGTCCTCCACCGGCTCAGGGCAGGAGGATCCATTGAACACCTTCCGCCGCCCTCCTATGCCTTTGCCTTACGATGATCCTCGGTTCAGACATCCCGCGGAGAAATCTATTCTGCTCGGAGAGAGAAGCAATGTTGACACCGGATCGACTCGCGATGGTGATGAGAAGGCTGATGGACCGTCGTCCCTGGAAGCTCGGCCGGGAGGGGGGAAACCCGGGGGAACTCAAGTCTGTGCTGATTGTGATGAGGATGAGTGTCCAATATGCCTCGAAGAGTATGATTATGAGAATCCGAAGGTGCTGCTGCAATGCAACCATGATTTCCATCTTGGCTGCATTTACGAGTGGATGGAAAGAAGCCAGTCGTGCCCGGTCTGTGCCATGGTGATGATGTTCAAAGAGGACCAATGA